Proteins encoded within one genomic window of Mesobacillus subterraneus:
- a CDS encoding bifunctional homocysteine S-methyltransferase/methylenetetrahydrofolate reductase, whose product MSFLKRLENEILIADGAIGTLLHSYGAGTCFEELNISHPDDIIRIHKAYINAGADLIQTNTYAANYIKLERYGLEDQVKEINSAAVRLARQAAGTDAYVLGTIGGNRGIRPSALPIEEIKRSFREQLYCLLLEGVDGILLETFYDMEEIETVLEIARKETDLPIIAQVSLQEIGIMQDQTPLQEVFNKLEDLGADLVGLNCRLGPHHMISSLEQIELPSKAFLSAYPNAGLPAYTDGKFHYEGDPEYFRKSAHNFREQGVRLIGGCCGTTPEHIKAFADELKGLQPVSDKKIPAKKPKIVITPVDVKRPLAPLQKVVKERQSVIVELDPPRKLDTTRFFEGAKALKDTGIDALTLADNSLASPRISNAAIGQLVKEKVGLRPLVHLTCRDRNIIGLQSHLMGLHTLGLHDLLAVTGDPARVGDFPGASSVFDVSSFELIEMIKQFNEGLSYSGKDLGQKGAFSIGAAFNPNVRSIEKAVARMEKKIRAGAHYFITQPVYSEKMLLDVHEATKHIDAPVYIGLMPLTSSRNAEFLHNEVPGIKISQEILDIMAKFDNEPLQSKKEGIAITKGLIESAAELFNGIYLITPFMNYEMSVELSSYANEYSSRLMRRNQNVNLVN is encoded by the coding sequence ATGAGTTTCCTGAAACGCCTGGAAAATGAAATCTTAATCGCAGATGGAGCGATTGGTACTCTCCTCCACTCATACGGAGCCGGTACCTGTTTTGAAGAATTGAATATTTCCCATCCTGATGACATCATACGAATTCATAAAGCTTATATAAATGCCGGTGCCGATCTTATCCAGACGAACACATACGCAGCCAATTATATAAAACTCGAAAGATATGGACTCGAGGATCAGGTAAAAGAGATTAATAGTGCCGCAGTGAGACTCGCCCGTCAGGCAGCAGGCACAGATGCATACGTCCTTGGCACGATTGGCGGGAACCGCGGAATAAGACCTTCTGCCCTTCCTATTGAGGAAATCAAACGAAGCTTCAGGGAGCAGCTCTACTGCCTTCTCCTTGAGGGTGTGGACGGAATATTGCTCGAGACATTTTATGATATGGAAGAAATCGAGACGGTGTTGGAGATTGCCCGAAAGGAAACGGACCTTCCAATTATCGCACAGGTATCCCTTCAGGAAATTGGAATCATGCAGGACCAGACTCCGCTTCAGGAAGTTTTCAATAAACTCGAGGACCTCGGCGCGGATCTAGTCGGCCTTAATTGCAGGCTTGGCCCCCATCATATGATTTCAAGTCTGGAGCAGATAGAGCTGCCTTCAAAGGCCTTTTTGTCTGCCTATCCCAATGCCGGTTTGCCGGCCTACACTGATGGAAAATTCCATTATGAAGGCGATCCAGAATATTTCAGGAAGTCAGCCCACAATTTCCGTGAACAGGGTGTCAGGCTGATTGGAGGCTGCTGCGGAACGACTCCTGAACATATTAAAGCATTTGCTGATGAGCTAAAGGGTTTGCAGCCAGTATCAGACAAGAAAATCCCTGCAAAGAAACCCAAAATTGTTATCACTCCCGTTGATGTAAAAAGGCCCTTAGCTCCACTGCAAAAGGTGGTAAAAGAACGACAATCGGTTATCGTGGAGCTCGATCCACCTCGAAAGCTGGATACTACTCGATTTTTTGAAGGAGCAAAAGCACTAAAGGATACAGGAATTGATGCCTTGACCCTTGCTGATAATTCACTTGCTTCACCAAGGATTTCGAATGCGGCAATCGGGCAGCTTGTGAAAGAAAAAGTCGGCTTGCGCCCGCTAGTGCATCTAACATGTCGCGACCGCAACATCATAGGACTTCAATCTCATCTAATGGGTTTGCATACACTTGGGCTGCATGACTTGTTAGCCGTAACGGGTGATCCTGCCCGCGTAGGTGATTTTCCTGGTGCGTCGTCTGTTTTTGACGTCTCTTCCTTCGAATTAATTGAGATGATCAAGCAATTTAATGAAGGCCTCTCCTATTCTGGAAAAGATTTAGGACAAAAAGGTGCATTCTCGATCGGTGCTGCTTTCAATCCAAATGTTCGTTCCATCGAGAAAGCCGTTGCAAGAATGGAAAAGAAAATTCGTGCTGGTGCACATTATTTCATCACCCAGCCAGTTTACTCTGAAAAAATGCTATTAGACGTCCATGAAGCTACAAAGCATATAGATGCTCCTGTTTATATCGGGCTGATGCCGCTAACGAGCAGCAGAAATGCTGAATTCCTCCATAATGAGGTTCCCGGTATCAAGATTTCACAGGAAATCCTTGACATAATGGCGAAATTCGATAATGAACCGCTCCAATCCAAAAAGGAAGGCATAGCGATTACAAAAGGTTTGATTGAGTCTGCAGCAGAATTGTTTAACGGAATCTATTTAATTACTCCTTTTATGAACTATGAAATGAGTGTCGAGTTGTCGAGCTACGCGAATGAATACAGCAGCCGTCTTATGAGGAGGAATCAAAATGTCAACCTTGTTAACTGA